A DNA window from Salvelinus fontinalis isolate EN_2023a chromosome 28, ASM2944872v1, whole genome shotgun sequence contains the following coding sequences:
- the LOC129826657 gene encoding replication factor C subunit 5-like, with product MASIGKIPLQSRNLPWVEKYRPQTLDDLISHKDILSTIQKFISEDRLPHLLFYGPPGTGKTSTVLASAKQLYKEKEFNAMVLELNASDDRGIDVVRGPILSFASTRTIFKKGFKLVILDEADAMTRDAQNALRRVIEKYTENTRFCLICNYLSKIIPALQSRCTRFRFGPLSQDQMIPRLEFVIQQESIDVTPDGMKAIVTLSSGDMRRSLNILQSTSMAYGKVTEDNVYTCTGHPLRSDIANILDWSLNKDFTSAYNQILQLKTLKGLALHDILTEVHLLIHRVDFPPAIRMGLLIKLADIEYRLASGTSEKIQLSSMVAAFQAVRDIVVNEAA from the exons ATGGCATCGATTGGCAAGATACCGTTGCAGTCAAGAAATTTGCCTTG ggTTGAGAAATACAGGCCACAGACCCTAGATGACTTGATTTCTCACAAGGACATATTAAGCACCA TCCAGAAATTTATCAGTGAGGACAGGCTGCCGCATCTCTTGTTCTATGGACCCCCAGGCACAGGGAAAACATCTACTGTTCTAGCCTCTGCCAAGCAGCTCTACAAGGAGAAGGAGTTCAACGCTATGGTCCTGGAG CTTAATGCGTCAGACGACAGAGGTATCGATGTTGTACGAGGACCCATCCTGAGTTTTGCCAGCACCAGGACCATATTCAA GAAGGGTTTCAAGTTGGTGATACTGGACGAGGCTGATGCCATGACCCGGGATGCCCAGAATGCATTGCGGCGAG TCATTGAGAAGTACACAGAGAACACCAGGTTCTGTTTGATTTGTAACTACCTGTCTAAGATCATCCCAGCCCTGCAGTCTCGCTGCACCAGGTTCCGCTTCGGACCCCTGTCTCAGGACCAGATGATACCCAGGCTGGAGTTTGTTATCCAGCAGGAGAG CATTGATGTAACTCCAGATGGAATGAAAGCTATTGTGACCCTATCATCAGGAGACATGAGAAGATCCCTCAACATACTGCAG AGCACCAGCATGGCGTATGGGAAGGTCACCGAGGATAATGTGTACACCTGCACTGGTCACCCACTACGGTCCGATATCGCCAACATCCTGGACTGGTCCCTAAACAAGGACTTCACTTCCGCTTACAACC AGATTCTCCAGCTGAAGACGCTGAAAGGCCTAGCCCTGCATGACATCCTGACTGAAGTCCACCTACTGATCCACAGAG TGGACTTCCCTCCTGCCATTCGGATGGGCTTGCTTATCAAGTTGGCAGACATTGA gtACCGGCTGGCCTCTGGAACTAGTGAGAAGATCCAATTGAGTTCGATGGTGGCGGCTTTCCAGGCAGTGAGAGACATCGTGGTCAATGAGGCCGCCTAG
- the LOC129826656 gene encoding V-set and immunoglobulin domain-containing protein 10-like isoform X1 has translation MNAFAVAIFLQVMHQTVAANGRSDETAVAGTLGENIILPCWNTATNVTPSFTRWMKNGQFTIERNHTIIIPISSSEGHLTILYNQSLYINGVNLSDEGTYLCDSLPHENKTQTSLTLQIVSGPDNSIIDIQPATPLSNGTLFVVRGSTVSFNCSSLSYPSQSLSWGFQGVASSNDSLAVGSGSWLDFRIEDVQPTAQGNYSCRAQNAISQKAAGWSTELLVYYSPERHPECLWNAGKDPSHVQFSCSWFGGYPSPTLFWGEKHQKSGSQGKQVAGQLMESEETDNLVVNLNRSLLFDGQMLKCNGHHPTISPGEEKFCSFTLKSPYPEGEPLVTAVEGTNVTLMCTESSSLPPALTSWQRTAQQEDVVSSPKYVLSEQGPTFTLTIVNITKQDEGLYFCRSENPLMVRELEIYLTVKATAQYTGAIIGIFIAILIVGSGIVIAKTIYSNRDRICLGNGFEQMEERDVLSLVEADEEEVFHEAIPRLPPLPLTNGHNTTLVEIHTIPSIDHEDAEILEHPLQLEDRDIDELVTF, from the exons ATGAATGCCTTCGCAGTTGCAATTTTTCTTCAGGTCATGCATCAGACCG TTGCAGCAAATGGGCGCTCAGATGAAACTGCTGTAGCTGGAACACTGGGAGAGAATATTATACTTCCGTGTTGGAACACTGCGACCAATGTGACCCCCTCATTTACACGATGGATGAAGAATGGACAGTTTACCATTGAACGCAATCATACCATTATAATTCCAATATCCTCAAGTGAAGGGCACCTGACCATACTGTACAATCAAAGCTTGTACATCAACGGAGTAAATCTATCAGATGAGGGGACATATCTCTGTGATTCTTTGCCCCATGAGAACAAAACTCAAACAAGTCTCACATTGCAAATAGTCA GTGGTCCTGACAATAGCATCATAGACATCCAGCCAGCCACGCCTCTTTCCAACGGAACTCTCTTTGTTGTCAGGGGTTCCACGGTGTCATTCAACTGCTCCAGCTTGTCCTACCCCTCCCAGAGCCTGTCCTGGGGGTTTCAGGGTGTGGCGTCCAGTAACGACTCTCTGGCGGTGGGCAGTGGGTCATGGCTGGACTTCAGGATAGAGGATGTTCAGCCCACAGCTCAGGGGAACTACAGCTGCAGAGCCCAGAACGCAATCTCCCAGAAGGCTGCTGGCTGGAGCACAGAGCTGCTTGTATACT ATTCCCCAGAGAGGCACCCAGAGTGTCTGTGGAATGCAGGGAAGGATCCGTCCCATGTCCAGTTCAGCTGTAGCTGGTTTGGAGGCTACCCCTCTCCCACGTTATTCTGGGGGGAGAAGCATCAGAAGTCAGGGAGCCAGGGGAAGCAG GTGGCTGGACAACTGATGGAGTCGGAGGAGACCGATAATCTGGTGGTGAATCTGAACAGGTCGTTGTTGTTCGATGGGCAGATGCTGAAGTGTAATGGGCATCACCCTACGATCAGTCCAGGAGAGGAGAAGTTCTGCTCCTTCACCCTGA AGTCCCCCTATCCTGAAGGGGAACCACTAGTCACAGCGGTAGAAGGAACCAACGTGACATTAATGTGTACAGAGTCCAgctccctgcctccagccctcaccAGCTGGCAGAGGACAGCCCAGCAGGAGGACGTGGTCTCCAGCCCTAAGTACGTCCTGTCAGAGCAGGGCCCCACCTTCACCCTCACTATAGTCAACATCACCAAGCAGGACGAGGGCCTCTACTTCTGCAGGAGCGAGAACCCACTGATGGTCCGCGAGTTGGAGATCTATTTAACAGTTAAAG CCACCGCTCAATACACTGGAGCAATCATAGGGATATTCATAGCTATTTTGATAGTTGGATCTGGGATTGTTATTGCTAAAACAATATACTCCAACCGTGACCGAATATGCCTGG GTAATGGATTTGAGcaaatggaggagagagatgtgTTGAGCCTGGTAGAGGCAGACGAAGAGGAGGTGTTTCATGAAGCTATACCCAGACTGCCACCTCTGCCTCTGACCAACGGACACAACACTACACTTGTAGAGATACACACAATACCATCCA TTGACCATGAAGATGCAGAAATTCTTGAACATCCATTACAGCTAGAAGATAGAGATATAGATGAACTTGTCACATTTTAG
- the LOC129826659 gene encoding uncharacterized protein LOC129826659, with protein MSDEGKLFVGGLSFDTTEQSLAEAFSKYGNISKCDVIMDRETGRPRGFGFVKYDNPEDAKDAMDAMNGQSLDGRTIRVNEAGQGGGGGRGGGGGYRGSRGGGGYGGGGGYGGGERSYGGGGGGRSYGGEDRGYGGGGGGGGYRSGGGRGGYSSGGGYRDNQ; from the coding sequence ATGTCCGACGAAGGAAAACTTTTCGTCGGTGGCCTGAGCTTCGACACCACAGAGCAATCTCTTGCAGAAGCGTTCTCAAAGTATGGAAATATCTCTAaatgtgatgtcatcatggacagagaaacaggaaggccTCGTGGATTCGGCTTCGTAAAGTACGACAATCCCGAGGATGCGAAGGACGCTATGGATGCAATGAACGGCCAGTCTCTCGACGGCAGAACCATCCGTGTGAACGAGGCAGGCCAGGGCGGTGGTGGAGGTCGTGGAGGTGGCGGTGGATACAGAGGTTCCCGAGGTGGCGGTGGATACGGCGGTGGAGGTGGATATGGTGGAGGCGAGAGGAGTtacggtggtggtggaggaggccgcAGCTATGGCGGAGAAGACCGAGGATacggaggtggtggtggtggtggtggatacAGGAGCGGTGGAGGCCGAGGCGGGTACTCCTCTGGTGGCGGATACAGGGACAATCAATAG
- the LOC129826656 gene encoding V-set and immunoglobulin domain-containing protein 10-like isoform X3, with product MKNGQFTIERNHTIIIPISSSEGHLTILYNQSLYINGVNLSDEGTYLCDSLPHENKTQTSLTLQIVSGPDNSIIDIQPATPLSNGTLFVVRGSTVSFNCSSLSYPSQSLSWGFQGVASSNDSLAVGSGSWLDFRIEDVQPTAQGNYSCRAQNAISQKAAGWSTELLVYYSPERHPECLWNAGKDPSHVQFSCSWFGGYPSPTLFWGEKHQKSGSQGKQVAGQLMESEETDNLVVNLNRSLLFDGQMLKCNGHHPTISPGEEKFCSFTLKSPYPEGEPLVTAVEGTNVTLMCTESSSLPPALTSWQRTAQQEDVVSSPKYVLSEQGPTFTLTIVNITKQDEGLYFCRSENPLMVRELEIYLTVKATAQYTGAIIGIFIAILIVGSGIVIAKTIYSNRDRICLGNGFEQMEERDVLSLVEADEEEVFHEAIPRLPPLPLTNGHNTTLVEIHTIPSIDHEDAEILEHPLQLEDRDIDELVTF from the exons ATGAAGAATGGACAGTTTACCATTGAACGCAATCATACCATTATAATTCCAATATCCTCAAGTGAAGGGCACCTGACCATACTGTACAATCAAAGCTTGTACATCAACGGAGTAAATCTATCAGATGAGGGGACATATCTCTGTGATTCTTTGCCCCATGAGAACAAAACTCAAACAAGTCTCACATTGCAAATAGTCA GTGGTCCTGACAATAGCATCATAGACATCCAGCCAGCCACGCCTCTTTCCAACGGAACTCTCTTTGTTGTCAGGGGTTCCACGGTGTCATTCAACTGCTCCAGCTTGTCCTACCCCTCCCAGAGCCTGTCCTGGGGGTTTCAGGGTGTGGCGTCCAGTAACGACTCTCTGGCGGTGGGCAGTGGGTCATGGCTGGACTTCAGGATAGAGGATGTTCAGCCCACAGCTCAGGGGAACTACAGCTGCAGAGCCCAGAACGCAATCTCCCAGAAGGCTGCTGGCTGGAGCACAGAGCTGCTTGTATACT ATTCCCCAGAGAGGCACCCAGAGTGTCTGTGGAATGCAGGGAAGGATCCGTCCCATGTCCAGTTCAGCTGTAGCTGGTTTGGAGGCTACCCCTCTCCCACGTTATTCTGGGGGGAGAAGCATCAGAAGTCAGGGAGCCAGGGGAAGCAG GTGGCTGGACAACTGATGGAGTCGGAGGAGACCGATAATCTGGTGGTGAATCTGAACAGGTCGTTGTTGTTCGATGGGCAGATGCTGAAGTGTAATGGGCATCACCCTACGATCAGTCCAGGAGAGGAGAAGTTCTGCTCCTTCACCCTGA AGTCCCCCTATCCTGAAGGGGAACCACTAGTCACAGCGGTAGAAGGAACCAACGTGACATTAATGTGTACAGAGTCCAgctccctgcctccagccctcaccAGCTGGCAGAGGACAGCCCAGCAGGAGGACGTGGTCTCCAGCCCTAAGTACGTCCTGTCAGAGCAGGGCCCCACCTTCACCCTCACTATAGTCAACATCACCAAGCAGGACGAGGGCCTCTACTTCTGCAGGAGCGAGAACCCACTGATGGTCCGCGAGTTGGAGATCTATTTAACAGTTAAAG CCACCGCTCAATACACTGGAGCAATCATAGGGATATTCATAGCTATTTTGATAGTTGGATCTGGGATTGTTATTGCTAAAACAATATACTCCAACCGTGACCGAATATGCCTGG GTAATGGATTTGAGcaaatggaggagagagatgtgTTGAGCCTGGTAGAGGCAGACGAAGAGGAGGTGTTTCATGAAGCTATACCCAGACTGCCACCTCTGCCTCTGACCAACGGACACAACACTACACTTGTAGAGATACACACAATACCATCCA TTGACCATGAAGATGCAGAAATTCTTGAACATCCATTACAGCTAGAAGATAGAGATATAGATGAACTTGTCACATTTTAG
- the LOC129826656 gene encoding V-set and immunoglobulin domain-containing protein 10-like isoform X2, whose protein sequence is MHQTVAANGRSDETAVAGTLGENIILPCWNTATNVTPSFTRWMKNGQFTIERNHTIIIPISSSEGHLTILYNQSLYINGVNLSDEGTYLCDSLPHENKTQTSLTLQIVSGPDNSIIDIQPATPLSNGTLFVVRGSTVSFNCSSLSYPSQSLSWGFQGVASSNDSLAVGSGSWLDFRIEDVQPTAQGNYSCRAQNAISQKAAGWSTELLVYYSPERHPECLWNAGKDPSHVQFSCSWFGGYPSPTLFWGEKHQKSGSQGKQVAGQLMESEETDNLVVNLNRSLLFDGQMLKCNGHHPTISPGEEKFCSFTLKSPYPEGEPLVTAVEGTNVTLMCTESSSLPPALTSWQRTAQQEDVVSSPKYVLSEQGPTFTLTIVNITKQDEGLYFCRSENPLMVRELEIYLTVKATAQYTGAIIGIFIAILIVGSGIVIAKTIYSNRDRICLGNGFEQMEERDVLSLVEADEEEVFHEAIPRLPPLPLTNGHNTTLVEIHTIPSIDHEDAEILEHPLQLEDRDIDELVTF, encoded by the exons ATGCATCAGACCG TTGCAGCAAATGGGCGCTCAGATGAAACTGCTGTAGCTGGAACACTGGGAGAGAATATTATACTTCCGTGTTGGAACACTGCGACCAATGTGACCCCCTCATTTACACGATGGATGAAGAATGGACAGTTTACCATTGAACGCAATCATACCATTATAATTCCAATATCCTCAAGTGAAGGGCACCTGACCATACTGTACAATCAAAGCTTGTACATCAACGGAGTAAATCTATCAGATGAGGGGACATATCTCTGTGATTCTTTGCCCCATGAGAACAAAACTCAAACAAGTCTCACATTGCAAATAGTCA GTGGTCCTGACAATAGCATCATAGACATCCAGCCAGCCACGCCTCTTTCCAACGGAACTCTCTTTGTTGTCAGGGGTTCCACGGTGTCATTCAACTGCTCCAGCTTGTCCTACCCCTCCCAGAGCCTGTCCTGGGGGTTTCAGGGTGTGGCGTCCAGTAACGACTCTCTGGCGGTGGGCAGTGGGTCATGGCTGGACTTCAGGATAGAGGATGTTCAGCCCACAGCTCAGGGGAACTACAGCTGCAGAGCCCAGAACGCAATCTCCCAGAAGGCTGCTGGCTGGAGCACAGAGCTGCTTGTATACT ATTCCCCAGAGAGGCACCCAGAGTGTCTGTGGAATGCAGGGAAGGATCCGTCCCATGTCCAGTTCAGCTGTAGCTGGTTTGGAGGCTACCCCTCTCCCACGTTATTCTGGGGGGAGAAGCATCAGAAGTCAGGGAGCCAGGGGAAGCAG GTGGCTGGACAACTGATGGAGTCGGAGGAGACCGATAATCTGGTGGTGAATCTGAACAGGTCGTTGTTGTTCGATGGGCAGATGCTGAAGTGTAATGGGCATCACCCTACGATCAGTCCAGGAGAGGAGAAGTTCTGCTCCTTCACCCTGA AGTCCCCCTATCCTGAAGGGGAACCACTAGTCACAGCGGTAGAAGGAACCAACGTGACATTAATGTGTACAGAGTCCAgctccctgcctccagccctcaccAGCTGGCAGAGGACAGCCCAGCAGGAGGACGTGGTCTCCAGCCCTAAGTACGTCCTGTCAGAGCAGGGCCCCACCTTCACCCTCACTATAGTCAACATCACCAAGCAGGACGAGGGCCTCTACTTCTGCAGGAGCGAGAACCCACTGATGGTCCGCGAGTTGGAGATCTATTTAACAGTTAAAG CCACCGCTCAATACACTGGAGCAATCATAGGGATATTCATAGCTATTTTGATAGTTGGATCTGGGATTGTTATTGCTAAAACAATATACTCCAACCGTGACCGAATATGCCTGG GTAATGGATTTGAGcaaatggaggagagagatgtgTTGAGCCTGGTAGAGGCAGACGAAGAGGAGGTGTTTCATGAAGCTATACCCAGACTGCCACCTCTGCCTCTGACCAACGGACACAACACTACACTTGTAGAGATACACACAATACCATCCA TTGACCATGAAGATGCAGAAATTCTTGAACATCCATTACAGCTAGAAGATAGAGATATAGATGAACTTGTCACATTTTAG